CTCTTTAGaataatatcattttttagAACAATAGCGTTAACAGAACCATCAAACTCAAAGATTTAAGTTGACGGTTAAAGAAAAGTTAGAACAAGGTAACAATTCAAGTTACGCCAGTAAAATACCAATTATATATGAAAACCATCAACAGtaaaactttgaatttttattCTTGAACCAACTAAAACATATAGTTGTATACATGAATAAAGCGAAGACTCGATTCCATCAAGCATGAAGTGGTGTCTCACACAAATAATGGAGGAATGGCATAACATTCTCTTAAACACAAACATCACATATGCGGGAATCACTAATGATTTCTGCATCATGCTTAGCATATATGCACAAATCAACATCCAAATGAAATACAACTTTTTCATCCTAAATGTCCCAACCTGACCCAGTTGGAAGCTTTTGAGTAGTTACCATTTACTCTAATGCATCCCGCCTCCAGAAACCTTTGAAAGTACGACATCGGGTGGTGGTGATGGAAGCATGGTCATTGCAAAGATACCACTGGCTGCGGCCGCCACAGCTCCCACCACGAATGCAGGTAAGTTGCCACCACCGAATAGGGCATCCCATGGTCCACTAAGAACCGATACCACCATCTGTTGAAATTAAATAATGCAATTAAGTTCCATGATTAATTTCATAATCGATTGTACCTTAAATGTAATATATAACACATTTTTCTTAAAAggtaaaagaaaagaatatcATGGTTTTAAGTTCTAAATTGTTGCCCCTAATTAATGGTTTTaagtttaacttaattttttattggtAAATCATGTCAAATCAACTCAATTTAGTTGGCCCTGTATCCATTTGaacttattaaaataaactGAAAAGCCTTTTGACCCATTACTTAAGACAAGCCAACCCAATATGATTAAAGAATCactcaatttatttatttttaacaacaaaacaacCACTATAACTATAACACTGTGTTCTC
The sequence above is a segment of the Erigeron canadensis isolate Cc75 unplaced genomic scaffold, C_canadensis_v1 Conyza_canadensis_unscaffolded:281, whole genome shotgun sequence genome. Coding sequences within it:
- the LOC122584453 gene encoding sucrose transport protein-like, coding for VTFSVPCALASIFSNNSGAGQGLSLGVLNLAIVIPQMVVSVLSGPWDALFGGGNLPAFVVGAVAAAASGIFAMTMLPSPPPDVVLSKVSGGGMH